The Montipora capricornis isolate CH-2021 chromosome 3, ASM3666992v2, whole genome shotgun sequence genome window below encodes:
- the LOC138042794 gene encoding high mobility group protein 20A-like: METTTNDPSGEQNQSRITVPERSSAENSPSASPNKPEPKKTMLTKGKKRKKPDKDLNAPKAPLTGYVRFLNEHREKVRAENQDLPFHEVTKILGNMWSQLPSQQKQSYLEEAEKDKERYMKELEQYQQTDAYKNFVARQKALKKADEDGVNGTEGSDDLFCSACNLYFNSPHNKREHMSGKKHFAVIASQMDRAEKQAEKATNGKDSSVAKKVEEVSADPQPTQIPLDGDIPIFTEEFLNYNKARENELRKLRKVNTEFEEQNAILSKHIENMKKGIDKLEGERREQQNEISALQRHLAKLRQVISRSFRDIQIPGEKDPISLESVDSFVGKLQLYIQENSKENLELTAKIKDIIASLDYPNCLKDGNS, translated from the exons ATGGAAACCACAACAAATGATCCAAGCGGAGAGCAAAACCAGTCAAG GATAACAGTCCCAGAGAGATCCTCAG CTGAGAACAGTCCATCTGCAAGTCCAAACAAACCAGAGCCAAAAAAG ACTATGTTGACcaaaggaaagaagagaaaaaagccTGATAAGGACTTGAATGCACCAAAAGCTCCTCTGACAGGATACGTCAGGTTCCTGAATGAGCATCGGGAGAAAGTGCGAGCTGAAAATCAAGACCTTCCATTTCATGAAGTTACCAAAATCCTTGGTAATATGTGGAGTCAGCTACCTTCTCAGCAAAAACAG AGTTATCTAGAAGAAGCAGAGAAAGACAAGGAACGTTATATGAAGGAGCTAGAACAGTATCAGCAAACTGATgcatacaaaaattttgttgcCAGACAAAAGGCATTGAAAAaag CTGATGAAGATGGTGTCAATGGGACTGAG GGAAGTGACGACTTGTTCTGCAGTGCATGTAACTTGTATTTCAATTCGCCTCATAACAAGCGTGAACACATGTCTGGAAAAAAGCACTTTGCAGTCATCGCATCTCAAATGGACAGGGCTGAAAAACAGGCAGAGAAGGCAACAAATGGAAAAGATTCATCAGTTGCTAAAAAAGTCGAGGAAGTGTCAGCAGACCCTCAGCCAACACAGATTCCACTAGACGGTGATATACCAATATTCACAGAGGAGTTTCTCAATTACAACAAAG CTCGTGAGAATGAACTGCGAAAACTGAGGAAAGTAAACACGGAGTTTGAAGAACAGAATGCCATCCTCAGCAAGCACATAGAGAACATGAAAAAAGGCATTGACAAACTGGAAGGAGAAAGAAGAGAACAGCAAAATGAAATAAGTGCTTTACAGAGACATCTTGCCAAACTTCGTCAAGTAATCTCCCGAAGCTTCAGGGACATTCAAATCCCAGGTGAAAAGGATCCTATCTCACTGGAGTCCGTTGATTCATTTGTTGGGAAACTGCAGCTATACATTCAAGAGAACAGCAAAGAGAACTTGGAGTTGACTGCTAAAATAAAAGACATAATTGCATCTTTGGACTACCCAAA
- the LOC138042795 gene encoding signal peptidase complex catalytic subunit SEC11A-like, with translation MDAIMDFSSYFEDVRRMNKRQLFYQALNFAMIVSSALMIWKGLMVVTGSESPIVVVLSGSMEPAFQRGDLLFLTNCKEDPIRVGEIVVFKVEGREIPIAHRVLKIHEKENGDIKFLTKGDNNSEDDRGLYAPGQLWLERKDVVGRARGFVPYVGLVTMIWNDYPKFKYLVLAVLGLFVLLHRE, from the exons ATGGACGCCATCATGGACTTCTCTTCTTACTTCGAAGATGTGCGGCGAATGAATAAAAGACAG CTCTTTTATCAGGCATTAAATTTTGCGATGATAGTTTCGTCCGCTCTCATGATCTGGAAAGGACTGATGGTAGTAACTGGTAGTGAAAGCCCTATCGTTGTTGTTCTAAG TGGAAGCATGGAACCAGCTTTTCAACGAGGCGATCTTTTGTTCCTAACCAATTGCAAAGAGGATCCAATCCGTGTGGGTGAAATAGTGGTGTTTAAAGTTGAAGGACGAGAAATACCCATCGCACATCGAGTTTTGAAGATACACGAAAA agAGAATGGAGACATTAAGTTCTTAACAAAAGGAGACAACAACTCCGAGGATGATCGTGGTCTTTATGCCCCTGGGCAGTTGTGGCTGGAAAGAAAGGATGTTGTTGGGAGAGCAAGAgg TTTTGTTCCTTATGTTGGCTTGGTTACAATGATTTGGAATGATTATCCTAAATTTAAG TATCTCGTTCTTGCTGTCCTGGGATTATTTGTTCTTTTACATCGAGAATGA